The genomic stretch GCCTCACGCCGCTATGCCTGCCGCACTGCCCCTCTCCCCGACCCTCTCCCCTGAAGGGGAGAGGGAGAGCCGGCTGGGCACCCTCGCCCGCACCGCCCCCATCGGGCTGCCGGGCCTGTCCGAGCCGGAGACGGTGCGGCATTATACCCGGCTCAGCCGCCAGAATTATGCGATCGATCTGGGGCTGTTCCCGCTGGGTAGCTGCACGATGAAGCATAATCCGCGCCTCAACGAGCGGATGGCGCGGTTGCCGGGCTTCGCCGACGTGCATCCGTTAACCCCGGTCGATTCGTGCCAGGGCGCGTTCGAGGTGATCCACCAGCTTGCGCATTGGCTGGTGACGCTGACCGGCATGACCTCGGTCGCGATGAGCCCCAAGGCGGGCGCGCATGGCGAATTGTGCGGCGTTCTCGCGATCCGCGCGGCGCTGGACGCGCGCGGCGAGACGGCGCGGCGCGTGATGCTAGTCCCCGAAAGCGCGCACGGCACCAACCCGGCGACGGCGGCCTTTGCGGGCTTTGCCGTGGAGGATATTCCGGCCACCGCCGAGGGGCGTGTCGACGTAGCGGCGCTCAAGGCGCGGCTGGGGCCGGACGTGGCGGGGGTGATGATCACCAATCCCAACACCTGCGGCCTGTTCGAGCCCGATTTGAAGGACATCAGCGACGCGGTGCACGCGGCGGGCGGCTTCGTCTATTGCGACGGCGCGAACTTCAACGCGATCGTCGGTCGGGTGCGTCCGGGCGACCTGGGCGTCGATGCGATGCACATCAACCTGCACAAGACCTTCTCGACGCCGCATGGCGGCGGCGGGCCGGGGTCGGGGCCGGTGGTGTTCTCTCAGGCACTCACCCCCTATGCCCCGCTGCCCTTTGTCGAGCGGCAGGGCGACCGCTTCGTGCTGGTCGAGGAAGAGACTGCGGGCGAGCATCATGCGGGCAGCTTTGGCCGGATGGTGGCGTTCCATGGCCAG from Sphingomonas hengshuiensis encodes the following:
- the gcvPB gene encoding aminomethyl-transferring glycine dehydrogenase subunit GcvPB; its protein translation is MNTINQSGWRPTTPVAGESGGQTFTGNRALMLEEPLIFEIGSADVTGVDFDIAPSPRLRGEGRGEGPEPHAAMPAALPLSPTLSPEGERESRLGTLARTAPIGLPGLSEPETVRHYTRLSRQNYAIDLGLFPLGSCTMKHNPRLNERMARLPGFADVHPLTPVDSCQGAFEVIHQLAHWLVTLTGMTSVAMSPKAGAHGELCGVLAIRAALDARGETARRVMLVPESAHGTNPATAAFAGFAVEDIPATAEGRVDVAALKARLGPDVAGVMITNPNTCGLFEPDLKDISDAVHAAGGFVYCDGANFNAIVGRVRPGDLGVDAMHINLHKTFSTPHGGGGPGSGPVVFSQALTPYAPLPFVERQGDRFVLVEEETAGEHHAGSFGRMVAFHGQMGMFTRALTYILSHGADGLRQVAEDAVLNANYVLRSMEDVLEAPFAKTGPCMHEAIFSDKGLPEGFSTIDIAKGLIDEGYHPMTVYFPLVVHGAMLVEPTETESKAALDQFIGAFRSVAARARNGEPALKTAPHFAPRRRLDETLAARKPVLAWKEPVVAKAAE